A portion of the Oncorhynchus gorbuscha isolate QuinsamMale2020 ecotype Even-year linkage group LG19, OgorEven_v1.0, whole genome shotgun sequence genome contains these proteins:
- the LOC124006003 gene encoding sushi domain-containing protein 6-like isoform X1, producing the protein MSAQRESLWMCGHITLGYGLFLLVALPDLTTGRQGNCSHPLVPEHGGFHCEPSPCRGFPQKSLIYYFCEPGYTIPKEVHSSRCRHGKWIPSVPTCLSTADRHVNYEDQVAHSLPSVATTAVGVSIFLLTTTACLVIKSRLFPCHSHSRRSSDQMDLMVDGLPVSLPTYEEAVYGSWGQHLPPCRGPTQLLLAQEAPGPSLAHNQSDSSHLIPQSNQSPEILPPPYEEIQSRPRESQSEVDVRAIQVALPDDKDI; encoded by the exons ATGTCTGCGCAGCGGGAGTCTCTATGGATGTGTGGACACATCACTCTGGGCTACGGGCTCTTTCTCCTGGTCGCCCTTCCAGACCTCACCACAG GCAGGCAAGGGAACTGCAGCCACCCACTGGTGCCAGAACACGGGGGCTTCCACTGCGAGCCCTCCCCCTGCCGAGGCTTCCCCCAGAAGAGCTTGATCTACTACTTCTGTGAGCCCGGCTACACCATCCCCAAAGAGGTGCACAGCTCGCGCTGCCGCCACGGCAAATGGATCCCCAGCGTGCCCACCTGTCTGTCCACAGCAG ACAGACATGTTAACTATGAGGACCAGGTGGCCCACTCACTCCCTAGCGTTGCCACGACGGCGGTGGGCGTGTCCATATTCCTTCTCACCACCACGGCCTGCTTGGTGATCAAGTCCCGCCTTTTTCCCTGTCACTCACACAG CAGGCGCTCCTCTGACCAGATGGATCTGATGGTGGATGGCCTGCCTGTGTCTCTGCCCACCTATGAGGAGGCTGTCTATGGGAGCTGGGGGCAACACCTGCCCCCCTGCAGAGGGCCCACCCAGCTCCTATTGGCCCAGGAGGCACCAGGTCCATCATTAGCTCACAACCAATCAGATTCCAGTCACCTTATCCCTCAATCCAATCAAAGCCCAGAGATCCTTCCGCCCCCTTACGAGGAGATCCAATCCCGtcccagagagagtcagagtgagGTGGACGTGCGGGCCATACAAGTTGCACTTCCCGATGACAAGGACATTTGA
- the LOC124006003 gene encoding sushi domain-containing protein 6-like isoform X2: MSAQRESLWMCGHITLGYGLFLLVALPDLTTGRQGNCSHPLVPEHGGFHCEPSPCRGFPQKSLIYYFCEPGYTIPKEVHSSRCRHGKWIPSVPTCLSTADRHVNYEDQVAHSLPSVATTAVGVSIFLLTTTACLVIKSRLFPCHSHRRSSDQMDLMVDGLPVSLPTYEEAVYGSWGQHLPPCRGPTQLLLAQEAPGPSLAHNQSDSSHLIPQSNQSPEILPPPYEEIQSRPRESQSEVDVRAIQVALPDDKDI, translated from the exons ATGTCTGCGCAGCGGGAGTCTCTATGGATGTGTGGACACATCACTCTGGGCTACGGGCTCTTTCTCCTGGTCGCCCTTCCAGACCTCACCACAG GCAGGCAAGGGAACTGCAGCCACCCACTGGTGCCAGAACACGGGGGCTTCCACTGCGAGCCCTCCCCCTGCCGAGGCTTCCCCCAGAAGAGCTTGATCTACTACTTCTGTGAGCCCGGCTACACCATCCCCAAAGAGGTGCACAGCTCGCGCTGCCGCCACGGCAAATGGATCCCCAGCGTGCCCACCTGTCTGTCCACAGCAG ACAGACATGTTAACTATGAGGACCAGGTGGCCCACTCACTCCCTAGCGTTGCCACGACGGCGGTGGGCGTGTCCATATTCCTTCTCACCACCACGGCCTGCTTGGTGATCAAGTCCCGCCTTTTTCCCTGTCACTCACACAG GCGCTCCTCTGACCAGATGGATCTGATGGTGGATGGCCTGCCTGTGTCTCTGCCCACCTATGAGGAGGCTGTCTATGGGAGCTGGGGGCAACACCTGCCCCCCTGCAGAGGGCCCACCCAGCTCCTATTGGCCCAGGAGGCACCAGGTCCATCATTAGCTCACAACCAATCAGATTCCAGTCACCTTATCCCTCAATCCAATCAAAGCCCAGAGATCCTTCCGCCCCCTTACGAGGAGATCCAATCCCGtcccagagagagtcagagtgagGTGGACGTGCGGGCCATACAAGTTGCACTTCCCGATGACAAGGACATTTGA